The DNA sequence CGCTTGGCCTTCGACTCGGTCGTGCGGATCTTGCCGTGCTGGAACAGCGCGGTGGCCAGGTTGGCCAGGATGAGCCGCTCGTGCGCCGGGCTGCCGCCGAGGCGGGGGCCCTTGGTGGGCGTGGGCATTGTTGGTGCTCCTCAGTATTGGCAGCGGATCTTAGAGCTGCTCGGTCTCGCGGTAGTCGTCGGTGTCGTAGTCAACCTCGCCGAAGGAGTCCACGACGTTCGCCGGGTCGAAGTTGGGCGCCGAGTCCTTCAGGCCCAGCCCCATGCCGGCGAGCTTCATCTTGACCTCGTCGATCGACTTCTGACCGAAATTCCGGATGTCGAGGAGGTCGGCCTCGGTACGCCCGATGAGTTCACCAACGGAGTTGATGCCCTCGCGCTTGAGGCAGTTGTAGGACCGTACGGTCAGGTCCAGCTCCTCGATCGGCAGCGCCAGATCGGCGGCGTGCTGGAGGTCGCCCTGCGACGGGCCGATGTCGATGCCCTCCGCGGTCTCGTCCAGCTCGCGGGCCAGCCCGAAGAGCTCGACCAGGGTCGAACCGGCGGACGCGATCGCGGTCCGCGGGCCGATCGACGCCTTGGTCTCGACGTCGATGATCAGCCGGTCGAAGTCGGTGCGCTGCTCGACACGGGTCGCCTCGACCCGGTAGGTCACCTTCAGCACGGGCGAGTAGATCGAGTCGACCGGGATCCGGCCGATCTCGGCGCCGGCCTGCTTGTTCTGCGCGGCCGTCACGTAGCCACGGCCCCGCTCGACGGTCAGCTCCATGTCGAGCCGGCCCTTGCCGTTGAGGGTCGCGAGCTTCAGGTCGGGGTTGTGCACCGAGACACCGGCCGGGGGCTGGATGTCGCCGGCCGTGACGTCGCCCGGCCCCTGCTTACGCAGGTACATGCTGACCGGCTCGTCGACCTCGGAGCTGACGCTCAGCTCCTTGACGTTCATGACGAGCTCGACCACGTCCTCCTTGACGCCGGGGATCGTGGTGAACTCGTGCAGGACGCCGTCGATCTTGATCGACGTGACCGCCGCGCCCGGGATGGACGAGAGCAGCGTACGCCGCAGCGAGTTGCCGAGCGTGTAGCCAAAGCCCGGCTCCAGCGGTTCGATGGTGAACCGGGACCGGGTCTCGCTGATCGACTCCTCGGTGAGGGTCGGCCGCTGGGTGATGAGCACTGCGTTCTCCTTGTGTCGGGGCGCCCACCATTTGACGCCCACAACCAATGTGGTGTGGAGCGGCCCCGCCGGCTCGCGCCGGCGGGGCGGTGCTCCGGATCGGCCCGCGCGGGCCGGGTGAGCCCCCGACCGACCCACAGGGGTCGGCCGGGGCCGGGTCGGCCACCAGGGCCGGCCGGACTACTTGGAGTAGAGCTCGACGATCAGCTGCTCCTGGACCTGCGTGTCGATGACCTGGCGGGCCGGGAGCGAGTGAACGAGGATCTTCAGCTGGCTCGGGATCGCCTCGAGCCAGGCCGGAACGGTACGCGAGCCAGCCTCGGCCTGCGCCACGATGAACGGGGTCATCTCCTTGGACTTGCCCCGGACCTCGATGATGTCGTGCTCCTTCACGCGGAACGAAGGAATGTCGACCTTCGTGCCGTTGACCGTGAAGTGACCGTGCTTGACCAGCTGACGGGCCATGTCGCGGGACTTGGCGTAACCAGCCCGGTAGACCACGTTGTCGAGCCGCGACTCGAGGATCTGGAGGAGGACCTCACCGGTCTTGGCCTGCTTGGCGACGGCCTCCTCGTAGTAGCCGCGGAACTGCCGCTCGAGCACGCCGTAGACGCGACGGGCCTTCTGCTTCTCGCGGAGCTGGAGCAGGTACTCGGTCTCCTTCGTCCGACCACGGCCGTGCTGGCCGGGCGGGAAGGGACGCGATTCGAACGGGCACTTCGGCCCGTCGCACTTGCTGCCCTTGAGGAACAGCTTCATCTTCTCGCGCCGGCAACGACGGCAGTCGGCACCCGTGTAACGAGCCATCTCTATCTACCTCTCAGACCCGGCGACGCTTCGGCGGACGGCACCCGTTGTGCGGCTGCGGCGTGACGTCGGAGATCTGCCCGACCTCGAGGCCGACGGCCTGCAGCGAACGGATGGCGGTTTCCCGGCCGGAGCCGGGGCCCTTGACGAACACGTCGACCTTGCGCATGCCGTGCTCCATCGCCCGACGGGCAGCCGCCTCGGCGGCGAGCTGCGCGGCGAACGGGGTCGACTTGCGGGAGCCCTTGAAGCCCACCTGGCCCGCGGAGGCCCAGGAGATGACCGCACCGGTCGGGTCGGTGATCGACACGATGGTGTTGTTGAACGTGCTCTTGATATGCGCCTGCCCGTGGGCGACGTTCTTGCGTTCCTTGCGCCGGACCTTCTTGACAGCGGCTCCGGCACGAGCCTTCGGTGGCATAAGTCAGTGCGCTCCTGTTTGTTCCAAAAGATCGGTTGCTGATCGCACGGCCGTTCTCGGCGGCTCGTCGCCGTGCTCTTCGACGGCGAACGACCCGTCTGACCCCGTCAACTTCCGTAGACCCCAGATCGGTAGCGGCCCGGTCAACCACGACGGCGAACGACCACCAATTCCGATCAAGGACCTACTTCTTACCGGCCTTCTTCTTGCCGGCGACGGTCCGCTTCGGGCCCTTACGGGTGCGGGCGTTGGTACGGGTCCGCTGTCCCCGGACGGGAAGACCGCGGCGGTGCCGGATGCCCTCGTAGCAGCCGATCTCGACCTTGCGGCGGATGTCGGCGGCGACCTCGCGGCGCAGGTCGCCTTCAACCTTGTAGTTGGCCTCGATGTGATCGCGGAGCTGCACGAGCTCCTCGTCGGTGAGGTCCTTGGTGCGCTTGTCGGGGCTGATGCCGGTCGCGCTCAGGGTTTCGATCGCGCGGGTCCGGCCGACCCCGAAGATGTAGGTGAGCGCGATCTCCAACCGCTTGTCGCGGGGAGGTCGACGCCGACTAGACGTGCCATGTGCGGGCGTACTCCTCGTGTTTTCTCACGGAGGTCTGTGCCCGACCCACCCCGCCTGCCCGGACGGGCCCCGGCCTCCGACCGGGGGTCTGCCACGCGCGTACGCCTTGACGGCGAAACTCCCGCGGCTGGGACGAGCTTGTTCGGTTGTGCGATCTGCCAGCGGAGGGGTTCAGCCCTGGCGCTGCTTGTGGCGCGGGTCGGTCTTGCAGATGACCATGACCCGGCCGTGCCGCCGGATGACCCGGCAGTTGTTGCAGATCCTCTTGACGCTCGGCTTGACCTTCACGGTTTGCCTTACTTCCCATCTACACCCGGCGACACGACGCGTCGCGCGCCGGACTTCGAAGACGGACACGGGGACATCCCGGCCGTCGTCAGGTGTTACTTGTAGCGGTAGACGATGCGCCCGCGGGTCAGGTCGTACGGCGAGAGCTCGACGACCACCCGGTCCTCGGGCAGGATGCGGATGTAGTGCTGCCGCATCTTGCCACTGATGTGAGCCAGCACCTTGTGACCGTTGGCCAACTCCACCCGAAACATCGCGTTCGGCAGTGGTTCGATGACCCGGCCTTCGATCTCGATGGCCCCGTCTTTTTTCGGCATGTCCTCCGCTGTCCTGACGTCGGTTTATCCGGATGGCTCACAACGCCTTTCACGGGTCGCCCTCCGCTACGGGAACATGCCCGTGACGTGGAACGGCCCGCGCCAGCCGCGGCTCCAAGACCCACCGGAAGCGCAGGGTGGGCATGATGGAGTGGACGCTGTGCGCCGATCAGCCAGTGTACGCGCGCCCAGGTATCGACGGCAAACCGAGGTCCTGGTCACCCCGCCGCAGATGACGGGTCAGTCGTCATCCTCGAAATCAGATCCCTTTTCAGCCTTTTTGCGGGCTTTCTTCTCTGCTTTCGCCTGCCGCTTACGGGCCTCCTTCGCCGCCCACTTCTGCGGCTCGCCCGTGACCAGACCGCTGATCGTGATCGCGATCAGGACCGCCCCCCAGGGACCGGCCACCCACCCCGGCCAGAAGTACATCAGCTCCTGCGTCATCAGGCAGATGACCGCCCAGATGCCGACCACGATGCCGACTGTGAGGCCGTACCCGTCCCAGGTGTCGGCCAGCCAGCGCCGCGTCGCGTGCGGGTAGCGCCCGTCCGGCTCGGCTACCAACTCCGCTTTCTCGCCGATCGGCACGAGCTGCGCCTCCGCCGCGGGGATGGTGCCCGGTAGGTCGGAGAGCAACCCGTCAAGATCGGCATACGTCTTCGCGAGATAGACCCGCTGAAGCCGTTCGTCGTATTCGTGCAGGTCAAGCCGGCCTTCACCCAACGCGACCCGCAGTTGCTCGGCGACCGCCTCCCGATCGGAGTCCGCCGCGCGCATGTCCTCACGCCGATCCATGCCTACGAGGATGCCATCCCCGACCCAGGACGCCCGCGCCGGTCGGCCCTCCAGGCCACCGGGGGCCGCGGCCGCTCGGGCGTCGCCCCGCGGCGCGTCACGCCGGCGGGGACGTCGCCGGCTGCCGGGCGGTCACCAGGTCACCCAGCCGACTCCGGCCGCCGTCCGGTGCCGTGAGCACCCAGATGCCGTCGTCGAGAATCGCCGAGGAGTGTTCGACGTGCGCCGCGACCGAACCGTCACGGGTGACCACGGTCCAGCCGTCGGCCAGTTCGACGGTTTTGGGCGACCCCATCGTGATCATCGGCTCGATCGCCAGCGCCATGCCGGGCACCAGCGCCGGCCCTCGGCCCGGCCGGCCGTGGTTGAGCACGTGCGGGTCCTGGTGCATCTCGGTGCCGATGCCGTGCCCGCCGTACCCGTCGACGATGCCGTAGCGGCCACCCTTACGAACCGCCGTCTCCACGGCGTGGGAGATGTCGGTGAGCCGGCCCCGGCCGGAGCCGGCGCCCTGGGCCGCCGCCGCGATGCCCGCCCACATCGCGTCCTCGGCGACCTCGGCCATCCGCAGCAGGGCCGGGTCCACGTCACCGACGCCCACCGTGATCGCCGCGTCGCCGTGCCAACCGTCGAGGACAGCCCCACAGTCGATCGAGATGAGGTCACCGTCCCGCAGGACCTGGTCCGGCGACGGGATGGCGTGCACGATCTGCTCGTTGACCGATGAGCAGATCGTGGCCGGGAACCCGTGGTAGCCCTTGAACGACGGGACCGCGCCCGCATCCCGGATCACCGACTCGGCGATCGCGTCCAGATCGGCCGTGGTGACCCCGGGCGCCACCGCCTCACGCATCCGCGCCAGTGCCGCGGCGACGACGAGTCCCGCGGCGCGCATCAGGTCGATCTGCTCGGGAGTCTTGAGCTGTATGTTCAGCCGCTGGCGGCGCATGCGAGGTATCGGGCCTTCCGTTGACGGTCGCGGTGCGCGCGGAGGAACCGGGTCGCGCCCGCTTGATCGAGCCTAACCGCCGTACGACCGCAGTGCGTCGATAGCCCGTACCGTGACGTCTTCGACCGGGCCGGTCGCGTCGATGCCGACCAGCTTGCCCTGGGCACCGTAGTAGTCGACCAGCGGCGCCGTCTTGTGCGCGTACTCGACGAGGCGTTCGGCGATCGTCTCGGCCTTGTCGTCGTCACGCTGGAACAGGTCGGCGCCGCAGCGGTCGCAGACCCCTTCGCGGGTGGTCGCGTCAAACTCGACATGCCAGATCTTGCCGCAGCCCCGGCAGGTGCGCCGGCCCGACAGGCGCCGGATCACCTCGTCGTCGTCGACGACCAGCTCCATCACGAGGTCGAGCGCGGTCCCGAGGTCGGCCAGAAGCTTGTCCAGGGCCGCGGCCTGCGGAGTGGTCCGGGGGAACCCGTCGAGCAGGAACCCCTCGGCCGCGTCCGCCTCGGCGAGCCGGCCCCGGACCATGTTGATGGTCACTTCGTCCGGGACCAGCTTGCCCGCGTCCATGTAGCGCTTGGCCTCGACTCCCAGCGGTGTGCCCTGGGAGACGTTGGCCCGGAAGATGTCCCCCGTGGAGATCTTGGGCACCGACAGGTGAGCGGCGATGAACTCCGCCTGGGTCCCCTTCCCCGCCCCTGGGGGGCCAACCAGAACCAGTCTCATTTACCGCAGGAACCCTTCGTAGTTCCGCTGCATGAGTTGACTCTCGATCTGCTTCACGGTTTCCAATCCGACGCCGACCATGATGAGCACCGCGGTGCCACCGAACGGGAAGTTCACGTACTGGTCGCTGTTGAGCCAGATGAAGAAGAAGTTCGGCAGGATCGAGATGAGGCCGAGGTAGAGCGCGCCCGGCAGGGTGATCCGGCTCAGGATGAAGTCGAGGTATTCGGCGGTGGGCTTGCCCGGCCGGATGCCGGGGACGAAGCCACCGTACTTCTTCATGTTGTCCGCGACCTCGGTCGGGTTGAACGTGATCGAGACGTAGAAGTACGTAAAGAAGATGATCATCAGGAAGTAGACCGCGATGTAGATCGGGCTACGCGGGTCCGCCAGGTTGTTCTGCACCCAGATCTGCACGTCGCCCGGGTCGTTCGGGTCGAAGAACTGCAGACCGAGCTGGGGCAGGTAGAGCAGCGACGAGGCGAAGATGACCGGGATGACACCGGCCTGGTTGACCTTCAGCGGGATGTAGGTCGACGTACCGCCGTACATCCGGCGACCGATCATGCGCTTCGCGTACTGCACCGGGATGCGACGCTGCGCCTGCTCGATGAAGACCACGGCGGTGATGACGATCAGCACCAGGGCGATCACCAGGGCGAACATGCCCCAACCGTTGGTGGTCTTGATCGACCAGCCCTCGCTGGGGAGCCGGGCGGCGATCGAGGTGAAGATCAGGACCGACATGCCGTTGCCGACGCCGCGGTCGGTGATCAGCTCGCCGAGCCACATGACCAGACCGGTGCCGGCGGTCATCGTGATGACCAGGACCGTGACGGTGAGCCAGGTCGGCAGGCCGGTGCCCTCGGGGATGATCGCGAACTGCGGATCGCTCTGCGGGCAGTTGCCCTGGAAGAGCTGACCGGACCGGGCCAGGGCGACGAAGGCCGAAGCCTGGAGCACACCGAGCCCGAGGGTCAGGTAACGGGTGTACTGGGTGATCTTCGCCTGGCCGGACTGGCCTTCCTTGCGCAGCTGCTCAAGTCGCGGGATCACGACTGTGAGCAGCTGGAGGATGATCGAGGCTGTGATGTACGGCATAATGCCGAGCGCAAAGACCGACAGCGAGAGCAGCGCGCCACCGGAGAAGAGGTTCAGCAGTGTGAAGACACCGCTGGTCTCCCCGTTCTCCATGGCGTCGATGCAGTTCTGCACGTTGCCGTAGGACACGCCGGGGCTGGGGATCGTCGCGCCGAGCCGGTAGATCGCGACGATAGCCACTGTGAACAGCAGCTTCTTGCGCAGGTCAGGCGTGCGGAACGCACTGCTGAAGGCGGAGAGCAACTCTTTCCTCCTGCGCGAGGCGGGCCGCCGGCTGAGTCAGTGGCGGTCAGGGTTGGTCGCGGGCGGGTTGAGCCCGCAAACCATGGCTGGGACTCGGACTGTAACAGTCCAATCGGTTTAGGGGCAGGTCCGTCCTGCCACATCCACCGGTACCGATATTAACGGGACGATTGGTCCCTCAGTAGACCGTGGCGCCCGCCAGTTGCTTCCAACTGATCGGACGCCACGACCCGGTAGTTCCTTACAGCTCGGTGACCGAGCCACCGGCCGCGGTGATCTTCTCCTTGGCCGAGGTGCTGAACGCCTGCGCCGACACCTGGAGCTGGACGCCGCCCAGTTCACCGGTGCCGAGAACCTTGACCGGCTGGCCCTTGCGGACCGCGCCGGCCTCGACCAGCTCGGCCGGACCGACCTGGCCGCCGTTGGGGAAGAGTTCCGCGAGCCGGTCCAGGTTGACCACCTGGAACACGACCTTGTTCTTGTTCTTGAAGCCCTTCAGCTTCGGCAGACGCATGTGGATGGGCATCTGCCCACCCTCGAACGCCGCCGAGATGTTCTTGCGGGCCTTCGAACCCTTGGTACCCCGACCGGCGGTCTTGCCCTTGGAGCCCTCACCGCGACCCACGCGGGTCTTGGCGGTCTTGGCACCGGGGGCCGGACGGAGGTGGTGAACCTTGATCGTCATTAGTCAACCTCCTCGACCTTCACGAGGTGGTTCACGGTGAAGATCATGCCCCGAATCTCGGGCCGGTCCTCCTTGACCACCACGTCGTTGATCCGCTTGAGACCGAGCGACCGCAGCGACTCACGCTGGTTGCGCTTGGCCCCGATCTCCGACCTGAGCTGGGTGACCTTGAGACGTGCCATCGTCATGCCCCCACACCCGCGCGAGCCGCCAGCATGGCGGCCGGCGCGACGTCCTCGACCGGCAGACCACGACGGGCAGCGACCGCCTCCGGCGATTCGAGAGCCTTCAGGGCGGCCACGGTCGCGTGCACGATGTTGATCGGGTTCGAGGAGCCGAGGCTCTTCGAGAGCACGTCGTGGATACCGGCGCACTCCAGCACGGCACGCACCGGGCCACCGGCGATGACACCCGTACCGGCGCTGGCCGGCTTGAGCAGGACGACGCCAGCGGCGTCCTCGCCCTGCACCGGGTGCGGGATCGACGCGGCGATCCGGGGCACCTTGAAGAAGTGCTTCTTGGCCTCCTCGACGCCCTTGGCGATCGCCGCGGGCACCTCCTTGGCCTTTCCGTAACCCACACCCACGGTGCCGTCACCGTCGCCCACGATCACCAGGGCGGTGAAGCTGAAGCGACGACCACCCTTCACGACCTTGGCCACCCGGTTGATGGCGACTACCCGCTCGAGGTGCGGGGTCTTCTCGACGGGCGCGTTTCCGCGGCCGCCCTCACGGCGGTTGTCGCGGCGACCACCCTCGTTGCCACCGGACCCGCCGCCACGGCGCTGTTGACCTGGCATCAGCAGCCTTCCTTCCTTCTCGTGACGGGGTTAGAACTCAAGCCCGGCTTCGCGGGCGGCGTCGGCCAGCGCGGCGAGACGCCCCGCGTACCGGTTGCCACCGCGGTCGAAGACGACCTTCGAAATACCAGCGGCCTTGGCGCGCTCGGCGACCAGTGCACCGACCTTGCCGGCCAGGGCGCTCTTGTCACCCTCGGCACCGCGGATCGACTCGTCCAGGGTCGAGGCCGACGCCAGGGTGTGCCCCTTGGTGTCGTCGACGATCTGGGCCGTGATGTGCCGCAGCGAACGGGTGACGACCAGGCGCGGACGCTCGGCGGTGCCGCTGATGTTCTTGCGCACCCGGAAGTGCCGACGCGCCCGCCCGACGGCGCGCTTGGCAGCGACGCCGCGACGACGCTTGAGCAGCGTGGCGGTCACTTCTTACCTGCCTTTCCAGCCTTACGGCGGATTACCTCGTCCAGGTACTTGACACCCTTGCCCTTGTAGGGCTCCGGCGGACGGATCTTCCGGATGTTCGCGGCGACCTCACCGACGAGCTGCTTGTCGATGCCGGCCACGTGGAACAGCGTCGGCTTCTCCACCGTGAAGGTGATACCCGCCGGCGGGGTCACGAGGACCGGGTGCGAGAACCCGAGCGCGAACTCGAGATCGCTGCCCTTCGCCGCGACCCGGTAGCCGGTGCCCCGGATCTCCAGGCTCTTGCGGTAGCCGTCCGTCACCCCGACGATCATGTTGGCGACCAGGGTCCGGCTCAGGCCGTGCAACTCCTTGGCGCGCCGCTCGTCGTTCGGCCGGTTGACGTGCAGTTCGCCGTCGTCGCCGCGCTCAGCCGTGATCGGCTCGGCGAGGGTGTGCGACAGCTCGCCCTTCGGGCCCTTGACCTTCACGGTCTGCCCGTCGATCGTGACCTCGACGCCAGCCGGCACCGGGATCGACTTACGTCCAATACGCGACATTATCGATCATTTCCTTCGTTCGCGACTGCGGGGCTCCGCTTCGCGGCGCACTTGGTGCTCACGCCAGGGCCCCCGTTACCAGACGAAGGCGAGGACTTCCCCGCCAACGCTCCGCTTGCGGGCCTGCCGGTCGGTCAGCAGTCCCTGCGACGTCGAAATGATCGCCACACCGAGTCCACCGAGCACCCGCGGGAGCCCGTCCGACTTGGCGTAGACCCGCAGACCGGGCTTGGAGACGCGCTTGATGCCGGCCAGGCTCCGCTCGCGGTTCTGGCCGTACTTCAGCTCGACGACCAGTCGCTTGCCGACGGCGCCCTCCGCGGGCTCCTCGACCGACCAGGTCGCGATGTAGCCCTCGGCCTTGAGAACCTCGGCGATGTTCGCCTTGATCTTCGAGTAGGGCATCGTCACCTGGTCGTGGTACGCCTGGTTGGCGTTACGCAGACGAGTGAGCATGTCTGCGATCGGGTCGGTCATCGTCATGGGTTCTGTCAGCCTTTCTCGCCGGGGTTCCCGGGGCTCGCGCCCCGGGCCTACGGCGAAGAGCAATAGCTAGTTACCAGGAAGCCTTGGACACGCCGGGCAGCTCACCGCGGTGAGCCATCTCCCGGATGCACACCCGGCAGAGGCCGAACTTGCGGTAGACCGCCTTCGGACGCCCGCAACGCTGGCAGCGGGTGTACGCGCGAACCGAGAACTTCGGCTTCGCGGCCGCCTTGAGGATCAGCGCCTTCTTGGCCATTCGCTCAGTTCTCCTTGAACGGGAAGCCCAGGAACTTCAGCAGCGCCCGGCCCTCGTCGTCGGTCGTGGCGGTGGTGACCACCGTGATGTCCATGCCCCGCTGGCGATCGATCCGGTCCTGGTCGATCTCGTGGAACACCGACTGCTCGGTCAGACCGAACGTGTAGTTGCCGTTCCCGTCGAGCTTGCGCCCGTCGAGACCGCGGAAGTCACGGATACGCGGCAGTGCGATCGACAGCAGCCGGTCGAGGAACTCCCACATCCGGTCGCCGCGCAGCGTCACCTTGGCGCCGATCGGCATGCCCTCCCGCAGCTTGAACTGCGCGATGGACTTGGTGGCCCGACGTACCTGCGGCTTCTGGCCGGTGATGGTGGCCAGGTCGCGGACCGCACCCTCGATCAGCTTGGCGTCGCGAGCTGCCTCGCCGACACCCATGTTGACGACGATCTTGACGAGGCCGGGCACCTGCATCGGGTTGCCGTACTGGAACTGCTCGCGCAGCTGTCCGACGATCTCGTTGCGGTACCGCTCCTTGAGCCGCGGCGTGATCTTGGTCTCGGTAGCGGTGGTCATCACAGGTCCTTACCGTTGCTGCGCGCGATGCGGACCTTCTGGCCGTTGTCGTCGAACCGGTATCCGACCCGGGTCGGCTTGCCGTCGGAGTCGAGGATCTGCACGTTCGAGACGTGGATCGCAGCCTCCTGGGTGACGATGCCACCGGTCTTCGCGCCGCGCTGGGTGGTGCGGATGCGTTCGTGCTTCTTGACGCGGTTCACGCCCTCGACCAGGACCTTGTCCTGCCGCGGGTAGGCCGCGATGACCTTGCCCTTGGCACCCTTGTCCTTGCCGGCGATGACGATGACCGTGTCGCCCTTCTTGACCTTCACAGTCACAACACCTCCGGGGCGAGGCTGATGATCTTCATGAACCGCTTGTCCCGCAGCTCACGCCCGACAGGCCCGAAGATACGGGTCCCGCGCGGGTCACCACCGTCTTTGATGATCACGGCGGCGTTCTCGTCGAAACGGATGTACGAACCGTCCGGGCGCCGCCTCTCCTTGGCGGTGCGGACGATGACCGCCTTGACGACGTCGCCCTTCTTCACACCGGCACCCGGGATCGCGTCCTTGACGGTGGCCACGATGACGTCGCCGATGCCCGCGTAGCGCCGACCGGAGCCACCGAGCACCCGGATGCACAGGATCTCCCGGGCACCCGTGTTGTCGGCGACGCGCAGTCGCGACTCCTGCTGAATCACGTCTATCTCCTATGTCTGCCGGTTCTCCGGCCGCTCGCACGGCCGGAGCCTGGCGGAACCCGCGCCCGGCGACGCCGGACGAGCTCGAAGCCTTCGCTACTTGGCCTTTTCCAGGATCTCCACGATCCGCCACCGCTTGGTGGCGGACAGCGGGCGGGTCTCCATCAGCAGGACCCGGTCACCGATGCCGCACGCGTTCTGCTCGTCGTGCGCCTTCAGCTTGCTGGTCCGGCGCATGACCTTGCCGTACAGCGGGTGCTTGACCCGGTCCTCGACCTCGACGACGACGGTCTTTTCCATCTTGTCGCTGATCACGAGGCCCTCGCGTACCTTGCGCTGGGCCCGTGGAGCGGCGGCCGTGTTCTCGCTCATGCTGCAGTCACCTCATCCGGCGCGGCCGAGAGCCCCAGCTCACGCTCACGCATGATCGTGTAGATCCGGGCGATCTCCCGACGAACGACCTGGAGCCGGCGGTTGTTGTCCAGCTGACCGGTCGCGCTCTGCACGCGGAGGTTGAACAGCTCCGCCTTGGCCTCGCGGAGCTTCGTGACCAGCTCCTCGTCGGAGAGCTCACGCAGCTCGGCGGCCTT is a window from the Polymorphospora rubra genome containing:
- the rpsQ gene encoding 30S ribosomal protein S17: MSENTAAAPRAQRKVREGLVISDKMEKTVVVEVEDRVKHPLYGKVMRRTSKLKAHDEQNACGIGDRVLLMETRPLSATKRWRIVEILEKAK
- the rpmC gene encoding 50S ribosomal protein L29 — encoded protein: MAAGVKAAELRELSDEELVTKLREAKAELFNLRVQSATGQLDNNRRLQVVRREIARIYTIMRERELGLSAAPDEVTAA
- a CDS encoding type Z 30S ribosomal protein S14 produces the protein MAKKALILKAAAKPKFSVRAYTRCQRCGRPKAVYRKFGLCRVCIREMAHRGELPGVSKASW
- the rplN gene encoding 50S ribosomal protein L14; protein product: MIQQESRLRVADNTGAREILCIRVLGGSGRRYAGIGDVIVATVKDAIPGAGVKKGDVVKAVIVRTAKERRRPDGSYIRFDENAAVIIKDGGDPRGTRIFGPVGRELRDKRFMKIISLAPEVL
- the rplE gene encoding 50S ribosomal protein L5; translation: MTTATETKITPRLKERYRNEIVGQLREQFQYGNPMQVPGLVKIVVNMGVGEAARDAKLIEGAVRDLATITGQKPQVRRATKSIAQFKLREGMPIGAKVTLRGDRMWEFLDRLLSIALPRIRDFRGLDGRKLDGNGNYTFGLTEQSVFHEIDQDRIDRQRGMDITVVTTATTDDEGRALLKFLGFPFKEN
- the rplX gene encoding 50S ribosomal protein L24, coding for MTVKVKKGDTVIVIAGKDKGAKGKVIAAYPRQDKVLVEGVNRVKKHERIRTTQRGAKTGGIVTQEAAIHVSNVQILDSDGKPTRVGYRFDDNGQKVRIARSNGKDL
- the rpsH gene encoding 30S ribosomal protein S8 — its product is MTMTDPIADMLTRLRNANQAYHDQVTMPYSKIKANIAEVLKAEGYIATWSVEEPAEGAVGKRLVVELKYGQNRERSLAGIKRVSKPGLRVYAKSDGLPRVLGGLGVAIISTSQGLLTDRQARKRSVGGEVLAFVW